From a single Ignavibacteria bacterium genomic region:
- a CDS encoding bifunctional phosphoribosyl-AMP cyclohydrolase/phosphoribosyl-ATP diphosphatase HisIE, translating to MIDISKLDFNKMGGLIPAVVTDNSNGEVLMLGFMNKEALDKTMESGLVTFFSRSKGRLWTKGETSGNYLKLVSVAQDCDNDSLLIKANPEGNTCHTGGYSCFFPEKPGSINFLNELFSLIKDRKEKLPEGSYTTKLFQRGANRIIQKVGEEAIETVIAAKNRDKNELINETSDLIYHMFVMLAEQEIEFTDIVKNLEMRHSK from the coding sequence ATAAGCAAACTGGACTTTAATAAAATGGGCGGGCTTATACCCGCAGTTGTAACAGACAATTCAAACGGCGAAGTCCTTATGCTGGGCTTCATGAATAAGGAAGCCCTGGATAAAACCATGGAGTCGGGGCTTGTTACTTTCTTCAGCCGCTCAAAAGGGAGGCTCTGGACAAAAGGAGAAACTTCAGGCAATTATCTTAAATTAGTGAGTGTAGCGCAGGACTGTGATAACGATTCACTTCTGATTAAAGCCAATCCTGAAGGCAACACCTGCCACACTGGGGGCTACTCGTGCTTTTTCCCGGAAAAGCCAGGTTCAATTAACTTCCTAAACGAGCTTTTCTCACTTATTAAGGACAGGAAAGAAAAGCTTCCGGAAGGCTCATACACAACAAAGCTCTTTCAAAGAGGGGCCAACAGAATAATACAGAAGGTTGGTGAAGAGGCCATTGAAACCGTAATTGCAGCCAAAAACAGGGATAAAAACGAGCTGATAAATGAGACCTCGGACCTCATCTATCATATGTTTGTAATGCTCGCTGAGCAGGAAATTGAATTTACGGACATAGTAAAAAACCTTGAAATGCGCCATTCCAAGTAA
- a CDS encoding 4Fe-4S binding protein, which yields MIEILPDKCDFCGCCVGVCPEDAIELKEAEIRIIEQLCTNCCKCVWSCPFETLKFNKKETVRVNVES from the coding sequence ATGATAGAGATTCTGCCGGATAAATGCGATTTTTGCGGCTGTTGTGTGGGCGTCTGCCCTGAAGATGCCATTGAGCTTAAAGAAGCTGAGATCAGAATTATTGAGCAATTGTGCACGAACTGCTGTAAGTGCGTCTGGAGCTGCCCTTTTGAGACCCTGAAATTCAACAAGAAAGAAACTGTGAGGGTAAACGTTGAAAGCTGA
- a CDS encoding NAD(P)/FAD-dependent oxidoreductase, with amino-acid sequence MKAEYDLIVVGAGPAGSIAAKFAAEKGISVLMLEKDRDVGYPVRCGEAVSKAGVEEFLTPDPKWIASSIDKFSLISPDNSEVIIGFTDTGYILERRVFDYELARMASNAGAEVLTRAYVSGLLMEDGRVSGVKYQYRGEEKEVRAKIVIAADGVESRVGRWAGLKTHVDFRDMECCAQVTASNIDVDPNTCYFYFGQDVAPEGYLWVFPKGNRSANIGLGVSGLTGKKRSAVSYLNSFMESNFPDAPVLTSIAGGVPCSVTLGRISAPGIMLTGDAARQVNPLSGGGIISGMIGGSIAGRIAAESVLNNKPEHVMTYDRAWNDRLGKRHEVFNRIKNGIYNFSDEKFNSIAHSFLKVPGDKRTLGSLFRTALFNQPSLLLDVAKVFLG; translated from the coding sequence TTGAAAGCTGAATATGATCTTATTGTTGTTGGCGCCGGTCCGGCCGGATCGATAGCAGCCAAATTTGCTGCCGAAAAGGGGATCTCGGTACTGATGCTGGAAAAAGACAGGGACGTTGGCTATCCGGTAAGGTGCGGCGAGGCCGTAAGCAAGGCCGGAGTTGAAGAGTTTTTAACACCCGACCCCAAATGGATCGCTTCTTCAATAGACAAGTTTTCTCTTATTTCTCCTGATAATTCAGAAGTAATAATAGGGTTTACGGACACGGGTTACATACTGGAAAGAAGAGTTTTTGACTATGAACTGGCCAGAATGGCCTCCAATGCGGGCGCCGAAGTTTTGACTAGGGCCTATGTCTCGGGGCTCCTAATGGAAGATGGCCGCGTTTCAGGCGTAAAATACCAGTACCGCGGGGAAGAAAAAGAAGTCAGGGCTAAAATTGTCATTGCAGCCGACGGGGTTGAAAGCCGCGTAGGGCGCTGGGCGGGCTTAAAGACGCATGTGGATTTCCGCGACATGGAGTGCTGTGCACAGGTTACGGCTTCCAACATTGATGTCGATCCCAATACGTGTTATTTTTATTTCGGGCAGGATGTTGCCCCCGAAGGATACCTCTGGGTTTTCCCCAAGGGTAACCGCTCGGCTAATATAGGTCTTGGCGTAAGCGGCCTTACAGGCAAAAAACGCTCTGCGGTGTCTTACCTGAACAGCTTCATGGAAAGTAACTTTCCGGATGCCCCGGTGCTGACTTCAATTGCAGGCGGTGTACCTTGCTCTGTTACTCTGGGCAGGATATCTGCCCCCGGCATTATGCTAACCGGCGACGCGGCGCGCCAGGTAAACCCTCTTTCGGGGGGAGGCATAATAAGCGGCATGATAGGCGGATCAATTGCAGGCAGAATTGCAGCGGAATCTGTGCTTAATAATAAGCCTGAGCACGTAATGACTTACGACAGGGCCTGGAACGACAGGCTCGGAAAACGCCATGAGGTATTTAACCGCATAAAGAACGGGATTTATAACTTTTCAGACGAAAAGTTTAATTCCATTGCCCATTCTTTTCTTAAGGTGCCGGGGGATAAAAGGACGCTGGGCAGCCTGTTCAGGACGGCGCTGTTTAATCAGCCCTCCCTGCTTTTGGATGTAGCAAAGGTGTTTTTAGGATAA
- a CDS encoding PAS domain S-box protein has product MKKIILELLKKNFDFIKNNWTSVLLRLFEGKLTQGQVNLFVESTLEVIREILEKSDYSLADNYLIDIFNLFENAKLNLLEVSQLFNNGRVSILHFIDKDKNSGYDPIIIVEFVDEIIENLYARYSMLHQEAQMKEISHDRDSLALKLEINQQYLKNILHTSDSAIMLIDQNEKFIAWNKGAEIIFGYNEAEVIGQPSSLLLPKEEKYFKELEYIRGEVIREGFVKVAETERMTKLGKIVSVELNIKLLPSSDGEYIGRSVIIKDFTEVKKLQQQIDQSEKLAVIGQLAAGVAHEIGNPLTSISSIVQILQRRSADSLFSEQLANIKLNIDRISRIVRELVDFSRPPSHEMLLIQITDVIKTALGIVKYDKRVKKVLFETRLDNDLPKINIVPDQILQVLINILFNALDAINGEGKIEVISSHDKENVYIEIRDNGCGMDKDTMGKIFDPFFTTKEVGKGTGLGLSVSYGIMKKFKGDILVQSQLKQGSSFTVKLPLHQSVN; this is encoded by the coding sequence ATGAAAAAGATCATATTAGAATTATTAAAGAAGAATTTCGATTTTATAAAGAATAACTGGACGAGCGTTCTGCTGAGGCTCTTTGAGGGGAAGCTGACGCAGGGCCAGGTTAATCTCTTCGTCGAAAGCACGCTTGAGGTGATAAGGGAGATTCTGGAAAAATCCGACTATTCTTTGGCCGATAATTATCTGATTGATATCTTTAATTTATTTGAAAATGCCAAGCTGAACCTGCTGGAGGTAAGCCAGCTGTTTAATAACGGAAGGGTTTCCATTCTGCACTTTATAGACAAGGACAAGAACTCTGGCTACGACCCTATTATAATTGTGGAATTTGTTGACGAGATAATTGAAAACCTTTACGCCCGCTACAGCATGCTTCACCAGGAAGCGCAGATGAAGGAAATCTCGCATGACCGCGACAGCCTGGCTCTTAAGCTTGAGATTAACCAGCAGTACCTGAAAAATATACTTCACACTTCAGATTCCGCCATAATGCTGATAGACCAGAATGAAAAATTTATCGCCTGGAATAAAGGCGCCGAGATAATCTTCGGCTATAATGAAGCTGAGGTAATCGGGCAGCCCTCTTCCCTTCTGCTTCCCAAGGAAGAGAAGTACTTTAAGGAGCTGGAATATATAAGAGGCGAGGTTATAAGGGAGGGCTTTGTAAAAGTAGCTGAAACTGAAAGAATGACAAAGCTCGGAAAAATAGTCTCGGTTGAACTTAATATTAAGCTTCTTCCAAGCAGCGACGGCGAGTACATAGGCCGCTCCGTAATTATAAAGGATTTTACGGAGGTCAAAAAGCTCCAGCAGCAGATAGACCAGTCGGAAAAGCTTGCCGTCATAGGGCAGCTTGCAGCCGGTGTGGCCCATGAGATAGGTAACCCGCTTACGTCAATTTCCTCGATCGTGCAGATACTGCAGAGGCGTTCTGCCGACTCGCTTTTCAGTGAGCAGCTTGCAAACATTAAGCTGAATATAGACAGGATCTCAAGGATCGTCCGCGAGCTCGTGGATTTCTCAAGGCCACCCAGCCATGAAATGCTGCTTATTCAGATTACGGACGTTATAAAAACCGCCCTTGGAATCGTCAAGTACGACAAGAGGGTTAAAAAAGTGCTTTTTGAAACCAGGCTCGACAATGATCTGCCTAAAATTAACATTGTTCCCGACCAGATACTGCAGGTTTTAATTAACATCCTTTTTAACGCCTTGGATGCAATTAACGGGGAAGGTAAAATTGAGGTTATCTCCTCGCACGACAAGGAAAATGTATATATTGAAATCAGGGACAACGGCTGCGGAATGGACAAGGATACCATGGGCAAGATCTTCGATCCCTTCTTTACAACCAAGGAGGTTGGCAAGGGTACGGGCCTTGGGCTTTCGGTCAGTTACGGCATAATGAAGAAATTTAAGGGTGACATACTGGTTCAAAGTCAGTTAAAACAGGGCAGCAGCTTTACGGTTAAACTGCCTTTACATCAAAGTGTAAATTAA